The Pollutimonas sp. M17 sequence CTTGTCCTTGGCCGACACGTGCAAGATACCGTTGGCGTCGATGTCGAAGGTGACCTCGATCTGGGGCGTTCCGCGTGCCGCGGGCGGGATGCCTTCAAGATTGAACTCGCCCAGCGCCTTGTTGCCCGCGGCGATCTCGCGCTCGCCCTGGAAGACCTTGATGGTGACGGCCGGCTGGTTGTCGTCGGCGGTCGAGAACACCTGCGAGAACCGGGTGGGTATCGTGGTGTTCTTCTGGATCATCTTGGTCATCACGCCGCCCAGGGTTTCAATGCCCAGCGACAGGGGGGTGACGTCCAGCAGCAGCACGTCTTTGCGGTCTCCGGCCAGCACCGAACCCTGGATGGCCGCGCCGGCGGCAACGGCTTCATCCGGATTGACGTCCTTGCGGGGCTCCTTGCCAAAGAATTCCTTGACCTTTTCCTGCACCTTGGGCATGCGCGTCATGCCGCCGACCAGGATCACGTCGTCGATCTCGGACACTTTCACGCCCGCATCCTTGATGGCGATGCGGCAAGGCTCGATGGTGCGTTCGATCAGTTCCTCGACCAGGGCTTCCAGCTTGGCGCGGGTGACCTTCAGGTTCAGGTGCTTGGGACCAGAGGCGTCCGCCGTGATGTACGGCAGGTTGATTTCGGTTTGCTGCGCCGAGGACAGTTCGATCTTGGCCTTCTCCGCCGATTCCTTCAGGCGCTGCAAAGCCAGCACGTCCTTGGACAGGTCGACGCCGCTTTCCTTCTTGAATTCGCCGATGATGTAATCAATGATGCGCTGGTCGAAGTCTTCGCCGCCCAGGAAGGTGTCGCCGTTGGTGGACAGCACCTCGAATTGCTTCTCGCCATCGACATCGGCGATTTCAATGATGGACACGTCGAAGGTGCCGCCGCCCAGGTCATAAACGGCGATCTTGCGGTCGCCCTTTTCGGTCTTGTCCATGCCGAAAGCCAGCGCGGCCGCCGTCGGCTCGTTGATGATGCGCTTGACGTCCAGCCCGGCGATGCGGCCGGCGTCTTTCGTGGCCTGGCGCTGGCTGTCGTTGAAGTAAGCGGGAACGGTGATGACCGCCTCGGTGATTTCCTCGCCCAGGTAGTCTTCGGCCGTCTTCTTCATTTTGCGCAGCACGTCGGCCGACACCTGGGGAGGCGCCAGTTTCTTGCCTTGCGCCTCGACCCATGCGTCGCCGTTGTCGGCCTTGACGATGCCGTAAGGCATGAGATGGATGTCTTTTTGCACCGCTTTTTCGTCGAACTTGCGGCCGATGAGGCGCTTGACGGCATAAAGCGTATTCTTTGGATTGGTGACGGCCTGGCGCTTGGCGGGGGCGCCCACCAGGATTTCGCCGTCCTGCATGTACGCCACAATGGAAGGCGTGGTGCGCGTGCCTTCGGCGTTTTCGATGATCTTGACGCTGCTGCCGTCCAGAACAGCCACACAGCTGTTGGTCGTGCCCAGGTCAATGCCGATAATCTTGCCCATATCTATTACCCTGCTGAAAAATTTCTGAATTTGTAAAAACTGCCTGATGAATCGTAAGTGGGGATCCGCAGTGCAATTTCAAGCCTGACGGCGGGATTTTTTATGATTTTCCCGCTTCAAGCGCCGTTTTAAGGTGAAAAAGGCGGATTCAACCTCGAAAACACTGCAATTTACGAATGCGGCCCGGACGACACCATGACCAGCGCGGGGCGCAGCACCCGGTCGGCAATGGTGTAACCCTTCTGGAGCAGTTGCACCACCGCTCCTTCGGGAAGCTCGGAGTGCACCGAGGAAATCGCCTGATGCACGTGCGGATCGAACTTGTCGCCTTCGACAGGCGCCACTTCTTTAAGCAGATTGCGTTCGAATGCCGTGTTCAACTGGCGCAAGGTGGCCTCGACGCCTTCCTTCCAGGCCTGGGCGGTCTGGTCGGTAAGGGCCAGGGCGGCCTCCAGGCTGTCCCGGACGGGGATCAGGCTTTCGGCAAACGACTCGGTGCCGAACTTGCGCGCCTTGGCCACATCTTCCTGAGCGCGGCGGCGTATGTTCTCGACCTCGGCCTTGGCCCGCAGCAGTTCTTCGTGGTACTGCGCCACCTTGGCTTGCGACTCGGACAGCAAGGTCGCCCAGTCTTCTTCGGCGGCCAGCTGCTCCTGAGCCTGGGTCTGGTCAATATCGCTATTGTCGGATGCGCCCTGGGCGTCGTTCACTTCCAGGTGTTCGGACGTATCGACCGAAGCATCCTGTTGCTTGGGATCTACGGGTTCCTTGGGTGCCGGCATAAAAAATCTCCACATCTACGGTATGCAATTCCATGAAAATGGGGGCGTCAGCCCCCATTTCAAGACCTGGGAACATGGCGTTTCCCGGCCATAACTCATTCGGCGCCATCCATGGGCTCGAACTTGCATAAAGCCGGCATGCCCACCGAATAAAACGCCCCAGAGTTTACACCCGCTCCGCCGGAACCCACCCGGCCAGATGCCCCCGCGCAATGCCCGCCAGGCTGGACGCCCAGTCCGGGTCGCCGTTCAGGCAGGGCAGGTAACGGAACTGCCGGCCGCCCTCGGACAGAAAAGCATCCCGGCACTGCATCTGGATTTCCTCCAGGGTTTCCAGGCAGTCGGCGAGGAAACCCGGACACATCACGTCCACTTGGCCGATGCCCTGCCTGGCCCATTCGCGCAAGGTCGGTTCGGTATAAGGTTCCAGCCACCTTTCGGTGCCAAAGCGGCTTTGAAAGGATACGTGCAACCGTTCGCCGTCGGCGCCCAGCCGCTGCTTCAGCAGGCCCGCGGTTTCCATGCAATCGCGGTAGTAGGGGTCGCCCTGCTCGACGCTGCGGCGCGGCAGGCCGTGGAAGCTGAGCAGGAGCCGATCGGGTTTGCCGTTGGCGGCCCAATAGTCGCGCAGTTGTCTCGCCAGCGCGTCGATATAGCCCGGATCGTCGTGATAGCGCTTGACGAAACGCAGTTCGGGCTGGTCGCGCATCCGGGCGGCGCAGGCGGCTACGCTGTCGACCGCCGTCGCCGTGGTGCTGGCCGCATATTGCGGGTACATGGGCAAAGTCAGGATACGCTGGCAGCCGTCGGCGCGCAGCCTGGCAAGCGCATCGGCGATGGACGGATTTCCGTAGCGCATGCCCAGCTCGACGTGCGCCGCGATGCCTTGATCGGCCAGGCTGTCCCGCAGCCCCTGCGCCTGCGCCCGGCTCCAGACCAGCAGCGGCGAACCCTGCTCCAGCCATATTTCCTTATAGCGCGGCGCCAGCGCGGCAGGCCGGCGCGTCAGGATAAAGGCGCGCAAGATGGGCTGCCATATCCATTGCGGAATTTCGATGACGCGCGGATCGGACAGGAACTCGCCCAGATAGCGGCGTATCGCCCCCGGCGTCGGCTCGTCGGGCGTGCCCAGATTGATCAGCAGCACGCCTACGGGGCCCGGATCGCGGGGCGGCGGATCCGGATTGAAGGCCTGCGGGTCGGCGGGTTCGGGCAAGTAACGCGAAGAGAACAAGGAAGACATGTGGATCGAGGCCCGGATCAGGAAAATTAAGCCGCGGCGACCGCGCCGCCATGCATGGCGGCGCGGTCGCGTCAGGACTGGTTGTGGCTGAGCGCGTTGGACAATAGCCGCGCCGTGATATCGACGATGGGAATGACACGTTCATAGGCCATGCGCGAGGGGCCGATCACGCCCAGCGTGCCGACCACCGTTCCATCGACGCCATACGGCGCCGTAATGACGGACACGTCGTCCAGAGGAACCAATTGGGAGTCGCCCCCGATATAGATCTGCACGCCCTGCGCGCGGCTGGACACGTCCAGCAGTTGCAGCAGGTCGGTTTTCTTTTCAAACAAGGAGAACATGCGCCGCAGCCTGTCCATGTCGGAGGCGATGTCGGAAATGTCCAGCAATTTGCTTTCGCCGGAAATGACCAGCGATTCATCGGTGTCCGCCGTGGCGGCGCCGGCCTCGACGGCCTCTTGCATGAGGCGGGAAATGTCCGCTTGCAGCGAGGACAGTTCGTCGGCGATGGCAAGGCGTACTTCTTCGAAGGACATGCCGGCAAAATGCTGATTGAAGAAGTTGCTGGCCTCGAGCAGTTCCTGTTCGAGATAGTCGCGCGACACGAACAGGATGCGGTTCTGGACGTCGCCATCGGGGGTGACGATGATGAGAAGCACTCTTTTTTCGGAGAGGCGGATGAATTCTATCTGCCGAAAGACCTGGGCGCGCTTGGGCGCAAGGACGACGCCGGCAAATTGAGACAGATTGGACAGCAGGGCCGCGGCGGCCGTCACGGCCCTGCCCGGCTCGGCCGCGGGGAGAATCTGGCGGATCTGGCTGGCCGGCAGCACTTCGAAGCGCTGCACCGCCAGCAGGCGGTCGACGAACAGGCGATAGCCCTTGGGCGTGGGCACCCGGCCGGCCGACGTATGGGGGCTGTGGATCAGCCCCAGGTCTTCGAGGTCGGCCATGACATTGCGTATGGTCGCGGGCGACAGGTCGAACATTTTTGAGAGGGTCCGCGACCCCACGGGCTGCCCGTCGGCTATGTATCGTTCTATGAGCGC is a genomic window containing:
- the dnaK gene encoding molecular chaperone DnaK; amino-acid sequence: MGKIIGIDLGTTNSCVAVLDGSSVKIIENAEGTRTTPSIVAYMQDGEILVGAPAKRQAVTNPKNTLYAVKRLIGRKFDEKAVQKDIHLMPYGIVKADNGDAWVEAQGKKLAPPQVSADVLRKMKKTAEDYLGEEITEAVITVPAYFNDSQRQATKDAGRIAGLDVKRIINEPTAAALAFGMDKTEKGDRKIAVYDLGGGTFDVSIIEIADVDGEKQFEVLSTNGDTFLGGEDFDQRIIDYIIGEFKKESGVDLSKDVLALQRLKESAEKAKIELSSAQQTEINLPYITADASGPKHLNLKVTRAKLEALVEELIERTIEPCRIAIKDAGVKVSEIDDVILVGGMTRMPKVQEKVKEFFGKEPRKDVNPDEAVAAGAAIQGSVLAGDRKDVLLLDVTPLSLGIETLGGVMTKMIQKNTTIPTRFSQVFSTADDNQPAVTIKVFQGEREIAAGNKALGEFNLEGIPPAARGTPQIEVTFDIDANGILHVSAKDKGTGKENKITIKANSGLSDDEIERMVKDAEANAEEDHRIAELALTRNQADALLHSTRKSLGEYGDKLDAADKEAIEAALKELEETLKDGDKAAIEAKVEALSTASQKLGEKMYADMQAQAAAQQSEAADAAKPVDDDVVDADFKEVKRDQ
- the hemH gene encoding ferrochelatase, with product MSSLFSSRYLPEPADPQAFNPDPPPRDPGPVGVLLINLGTPDEPTPGAIRRYLGEFLSDPRVIEIPQWIWQPILRAFILTRRPAALAPRYKEIWLEQGSPLLVWSRAQAQGLRDSLADQGIAAHVELGMRYGNPSIADALARLRADGCQRILTLPMYPQYAASTTATAVDSVAACAARMRDQPELRFVKRYHDDPGYIDALARQLRDYWAANGKPDRLLLSFHGLPRRSVEQGDPYYRDCMETAGLLKQRLGADGERLHVSFQSRFGTERWLEPYTEPTLREWARQGIGQVDVMCPGFLADCLETLEEIQMQCRDAFLSEGGRQFRYLPCLNGDPDWASSLAGIARGHLAGWVPAERV
- the hrcA gene encoding heat-inducible transcriptional repressor HrcA — protein: MDDRANALLKALIERYIADGQPVGSRTLSKMFDLSPATIRNVMADLEDLGLIHSPHTSAGRVPTPKGYRLFVDRLLAVQRFEVLPASQIRQILPAAEPGRAVTAAAALLSNLSQFAGVVLAPKRAQVFRQIEFIRLSEKRVLLIIVTPDGDVQNRILFVSRDYLEQELLEASNFFNQHFAGMSFEEVRLAIADELSSLQADISRLMQEAVEAGAATADTDESLVISGESKLLDISDIASDMDRLRRMFSLFEKKTDLLQLLDVSSRAQGVQIYIGGDSQLVPLDDVSVITAPYGVDGTVVGTLGVIGPSRMAYERVIPIVDITARLLSNALSHNQS
- the grpE gene encoding nucleotide exchange factor GrpE, coding for MPAPKEPVDPKQQDASVDTSEHLEVNDAQGASDNSDIDQTQAQEQLAAEEDWATLLSESQAKVAQYHEELLRAKAEVENIRRRAQEDVAKARKFGTESFAESLIPVRDSLEAALALTDQTAQAWKEGVEATLRQLNTAFERNLLKEVAPVEGDKFDPHVHQAISSVHSELPEGAVVQLLQKGYTIADRVLRPALVMVSSGPHS